The DNA window ATAGGTACTCAGCTTCTGAATAAAAGCCAGCATTTCCAGAATTTGGCAAGAGGCATTCTGAGCTGCTGCATGTCATATGCCATATTACATGAAATGGAGATGTATACATCTTTCACTATAAGCAAATAATTCGCGTGTAATGTTTTTGATCTTGAATGATGCAGAAAACTCTATGCATCCCAATTTCATAGTTCAGTAATATGTTATATGACTAAAACAATAATTAACATTTGCTATCCACTCACGGTTCATTATTAGCTTTTAGTGAGAATAATCTATTCTTTGAACTCTGAAACACATTTATAATCTTGTTTCTCATTCCTGTTTATACTTGAAAGCCTTTTCTCTtgcagtgtttgtttttaaaagtgtggttgtttgtctgttttgttttaaactagtAATCGCCAGAATTTTTCTGACCACAACAGCTTCTTTGGTTAGTTGCAATAAAATTTAGCAATGACAGATTTAAGTAAAATACATTCAAAAGCGAGGCAACTGTCAAAAACCCTCTGGCTTTCCGCTGTCTGTCTGCCTAGCTATTCATCTCGTGTCTGCCAGGAGCCCTCTGAGTTAGAGACTCCAGGGCTTCCAGTATATGAGTCTGTAGGCACAACGTTTCCTTGTAGCTGGTTTTTCATTACCTTTTAACTGAAATCTTATTTTCCAAACCAAGATGAAATCAGACTTAAAAGGATCAGAATTTGCCATGAAATAAATACTGTTCTTTCCATCTGTATTGACATTTGGTGTGGCTGCAAAAAAAATGTGACCATTTGTCACGTTTCTGGTAAAGCTAAATCTTGTAATGCATAGAAAAAACAGTGGGAAACAAGTAGATGGGTTCCATCTTGTCTGTCCCCACACCTGTGTAGTGTGGTTGTCCATGGCAGTTATTCCTGTGCTTCGCTTTGCCCATTTGGCAGAAGCAGATTAACTGGACTATTTacagcatgctttttttttaatctaatctACTTGCATCTGGTTATGGGCTGATCTTCTTTTGGATCACTAACGCCTGTATTTTGTGTTGTAATTTAGTTACAATTTTCTTGCTGAGATAATCTGGCCAAGGTACAAATTGCTGCCACTGAtttgttttgtatgtttttgcCTCCAGCGACACTTCTATGTAAGTGCTAATAGCAAATTGGTAGCAGCAAAGATGTGGTCCTCCGCATGTGAGGGCTGGAAGATACTGTGAATGTTCAAGCAGCCTTATGCTAAGAGGTGTTGAGAGTATTTCTGTATGGTGAATGTGGAGGTGTTTGTAATTCAGGAGACAAACTCTGGCAAATAAAACTCCATGTCCATTCCAGAGGGATGGATTCTGTTTAAAGATTTACCTTTGGACAATGAAAGGGGAGCAAAGAAGGGATGCATGTAGGAGATGTGGAGGTTATGTCTCGTTTAAAACCCGTGTGCTACAAAAAGCGGCATCTTATCAAAGCCTGCTTCTAGGTTTGTTTTACCTGGAATGTGCCTGCGAAGTTGTAGCCTGGAAAGTGATGTCAGAATTTCTAGGAGAGGACATGGAAGCTGTGGGCATAGGGTGGGGAAACAGGGTGAGAAGTTGGATCATGACTACTAGCATTTATAATGGGATGCCACAGGGCATGTGGCTGCAGATCCCAGACCACTGTTTGTTCGCTGCCTTGAAACATGCGACACAGACAACAGCAAAATAGCAGCCTGGGGAATCTGCAATGGGGACAATTTGATCTGATCTTTGATGCTGGATGTGCTTATTGTGTTATAGCTGTATAAAAAGCAGGTAACAGATCAGTTGGGGAGCGTTCCTTGAATTGCTGCATCTCCTCTGGGAGAGGAGTTCCCTGATGGGGAAGGACTCACAGGAGGGAGGTGTTACGGAGGGGCATCATTACTGTGACAGCCATGTGCACAATTTGAATGCCACTGGGCTTACTCTCCTGTGATTAGGAACCAGAAGCTGCCAAATGTTGTTGTGGACAAAGAGCCTGGCAAATAGGTCCAGATTGTTGTGAGCTTTTGCCAGCTTGGTACCTTGCCACATCCTAGAACCTGTTTTATGAGAGAAACCCCGCTGCATTCGAGCTGAGCTTGGCTGAGCACCAACCCAGTGTGTTGCAGGCTGTGTCTTTGTTTAGTTAGGGAGGGAGGAGTCATCTGGCTCCTCAGTACAGCTGAAAGTCAGTTGCTTTCCGTTAAGATCAAGGCAGCCTTGTTGGAAATGGTGCTTAGGTGATCTGCAACTGGGAGACTGATCTTCACGGTCAGCCCAGggttttcccaggtgcaaacTTGGGATGTAACTTTCTTGGATGAGAGACAGCAGTAGTAAGCTCCTTGGCTTAGGCAGCGCAGGGGTATGCGTTTGTAAAGTGAGAACCAGGGGAAACTTTTGTTCTAGAGATTGTCTTGGTTAGATGACTGTGAATATAAACTTTTCTCTACAATTGAAATACCCTGTATATAAGATAAGGtgtaagtaaaaatatttggaagtgtCACTTTAAAATAACGTAAGGccaacagattatttttttttcgggggggggtgtgtgtgtgtgtgtgtgtgtgtgtgctgtcTTTGTTGGCATGTGGGATTGGGAGGAGGTGTGTTGGTGTTAAAATAATTCACTAGAGTACTAATACTGCAACAACGCTATCTTTGGCTgcaaatcaaatgaaaaatttaaaatgtgctttagCAATGTTGGATTACTCAAGTGAGGCAGTAAATGTAGCCAAACCATTTCAAACTGATGTACGTATCTATGTAATCTATACATTACTACATCTGCCTGTACATCTACACAGTAAAGGGCTAGTCCTAAGCTCTAGTATGCTTATAATACCCACTACATGAAGTAAACTTCACCTCCACTTGGTTATCTGCCTTGTTAGGtggcacagaaatgctttccagATGTGTATGTGGTATCAGGGAGTTTCCATGGACAAGGGAGGCAGCTGTAACTTGTACCAGGAATATCTCTATCAGGAGTGCAAGGACTCCAGTTCCTCCCATTGAAATTTGTGTTCAGAGTATCTCTGGTGCTCTGCTCTGTGGTGACGGAATGGGTGGATGGTTGCTTCTGGGAAGACCAAGTCGTCCAAACTTGGGACCCTGAGTGTGTTTAAAGCACAAATGTTAAAGGTagggttttctggtttttcttcgTAGGTTGGTTTTGGGGAGTTGCCATTTGACAGCACTGACAACTTTAACAGTTGTCCTGACGTGTGTTTCCGGGTGGCAGATTACAACTTTTTGTGCCATAAGGTACGTGCTTGTGCTATACTTCATTCTCCTCCCTTTCTGCCATGAGTCTAATGTACCTGTCTCCCCCACTCATCCAGTGCTGAATATACACTGCAGAAGCAGGATTGCCTCATCAGCTGGAAAGCCAAATGCCTTATTGCAGCTGGaaactatatttaaaatatttaacaaaacagCAAACCCCACCTTTCTTGCAGAGACGAGGAGATAAATTTATGGATTCAGCTACAACATTCACAGCTGCAAAATCTCCTACTGCTATTTTGTGAGTTCAGTATCTGGAGAGGGGAATGTTTGCTCTGCAAGTAAACAGCAGTAAGAATGGATTTTGAGATCCAACCTCAACTCAAACTCCTGCCCTAATGTCATGCTACTTTTGAATCTCTTAagtttacaatttttttttttttgttctgaggGTAGGCATGGATAGAAATAAGGTATGGAAAAATGTTGGAGATGCAGTTTCAAAATATAGGAAGAGTCAGAGTTACAGAGTCTGAACTTCTGAGATATCTTTGAGCTGCTCTGACAGCTGATTGGTAGTGCTGTTTGACTTGGTGCAATGAGAAAGATGCTAGTATTTTggtctttcttccctctccaggCTTTTTTCTGTGGGCGCAGTGATTATTTCAAAGCCCTTCTTGAAGACCATTTCAGTGAGAGTGAGGAGCTGCAGACGCAGCCCAGTATCCCTGTGGTGACTCTCCACAACATCTCAGAAGACATCTTCATTCGGGTCCTCTACTACATCTACAGTGACGATACAGAGGTGAGGCCAGCCATGGATCCTTTCCTCCCGTGCTGGTTAATTCTTGAGGTGTtcactgctgtgttttcctgcagcatctggaggggtgtgtgtgcatgtgatTTCTTAAATCCCATTGCCCTACTCTGCTACCTCACTTTTGTCTCAGGAACCCACATACTGGGACTTGATGTTAGCCAGGCAGGGATCTAGTATATGTGCATGACATTCAGGAAGCAAACAGCTAGTCTTTTATCCCATAATAAAAATTTGGAAATTAGGTTGCACGTTGTATGTTGGCGTGACAAATGTAGGGCTTTGCGGATTTCCCTCTTGAGCTCTGTTGAAGGATAAGGTGAGCAACTGCCAGTAGATGGCAGATTGAACACATTTGGAGATGTGGAAAGGTTGAGAGATTCTGCTTATTTACTCTTGGCATCATAGCCCACTTTTCCATTTGTAGCAAGTCATTATTTCCACTGTTGTTTATTGTTGGGGTGGGCAAAGCTTCCACTGGGAGACCAACGCCTTGCTGTGCTCGGTATCATAAGCAGTAACAAAATGGCCCTAACCCATCTAGTTTTCAGCCTAATGGAAGGTGCTGCAAATTTCAGCGTTTAAGCAGCTTCCTGCCTGGGTTTTGTGGCAAATGCTTTTAGCAGGTCTAGCTGCAAGATGCCAGAACACATTCTGGCATTAGGGCAGTGATCAGAGATGCTGCTGCACCTGCCAGTGTCACTTCTCCCAAGCAGTATTTGTGCTCTGGGTTAGGTGCCACATACAGAGAGTGCATGCAGCTGTGACCTTATTTCTGCTGATCTGTTCACCTCTGGGTGGCAACAGGGAATGTGCAGTAGGGAGAGATGTATTTAGCAGGCAGCGAGGGCAGGATTGCCATTGGTATGCCAGAGAGCAGATGTTTCACTTGTCTGCACTCTTCCCTCAGCCATGTGCTGAAAGGGCAGGTGGGGGGCAAAGAAGCATGTTGGGGTTGTGAAGACCCTCCTGATCTTGGGACCGCACTGCAGCGTGACCCTGTTCCCTTGCATCTCTCCTGTCTGCCTGCCCTCCTCGTGATGGCTCACAGGAAGGATGTTTCCCAAGCAGCCATTCCTTTCCAAGTGGTGTCTCAGCTGTCCTGCCTGGGACTTGGAGCAGGAGGACAGACCAACAACAAGGAGTTGAAAGAGTCTTGCTTGTATATTTTCTATGCAGAATGGTGCCATCACAGAAACTAGCTCGGATTTCATACTGAGCAGCCAAGATATGAGCTTCTGCAGAGAGCTCACCTGTCATGAAAAACTACCAGGAAAAATGGTCAGGAAAACTTGGCTTCTCCAGCCCAGTGTCAGCACTCCCAAttccatgtttctttttccaaaggatTTATATGTCTCTCTCCCACGTAGCAGTGACAATTTTTGCAGTTGGAGGGAAGAGTGTTTGCACAGGACAGAAAGGGTTCCAGGCAGAAAGAGAAGTTGCTGATCAGAATACTTGTGTGGGCTCAAGAGGAGCTTTTGGAGGAACATTTGCCACGTTTGTCCTTGATCAAGCAGTTGGGCGCTGCTGCCATCAATAGTACTGATTCAAATGCCTCCAACTCATGAGGTTCCTGGAACTTATGAAAGGACAAAGCAGCACTTGATTAATAACCCCAAGAGCTTTTTTACCCCACTGTGGCACTATGGCATTTGTGCCATGCCTCTGATATATCTTGCATCCTTCTGCACAGCTGTTGCAGGATGTTATACAGCTGAGACATTTTCTGTGAGTAGTCTCTCCAAACGCTGGTGTGGACAGCTGTAGGGGAAGAAATAATCAGTGTTTTGCAGTTGTCAGTGAGCAACCACATGGGTAGATGTGGACAGCAATGGTTTTGCTGCTGACCAGTTATCAGGGCAGTGGATCACACTGTACCAGAGTTACCATTCCTCAGTCTAGACCAGTGTGGCTTGCTCTCTAGTGCAAATCATCTTGACTCCTCCACAGCCAGGGTATGCTGCATCCTGCAGATTTGCTGTTGAAATGGACGTGGGTAACTGCACTCTTTGCACTTCACATTAGCAGGAACAGAACTGTGCAGAGAGAGGCTCTAGTTCAGGTTAGTGACGCAGATGGCTGACTAAAATAGGATTTGCCCAACCAGGGGGAAGAAACTGAGTGAAGCTGGAGGTGGTGTCTCCAGCATTAtctacagcattttttttatcCTCAGATCACTAGCAAAGAGCAAAAGTACCCAAGAAGGAAATGGGAGGGTGGTTCTCGAGCTTGAGAGACTGAAAATGTTAAAGGCCATGCACAACAGTGTAAACTTGAGCATCTGGTGCATGAATTTAGTTAGGTTTGAATGCCTGTTAAATCTCCAGTAGTACTTGATTTGCAGAGTCTGTTCCTTACCCAGTTGGGCATCACCTATAGTTTATTTGGGGTGCAATTTTCTGTCCTTGGATGTATCCCTGTGCCAGGGAGGTTGTGCTGTCACAGGGAGCCAGTTTGAGGAAGGAACTTAAGAGAATTTGGCATGTTTTTCAATAAATGCAAGTCCAGCAGTACAAAATGGGAGGAAAAGCCCTAGTGGGGACAAGGTGCCCTACTCTGCCAGTCTGTTCTGTTTGAAGGGCTTTCAGTACCTCTGGTAAAAGCTACCTCCTTCCACTGCCACACTGAGCACTTTTCATCAGCCAGCATTTGGCTGTAATTCGGTGTTCCAGCATTGCTTTGTGGTTAGCTAGAGGGGTTAGCTGCAGCATGGGAAAATTCTTGCTTTGTGGTGAGCAAGCTGCCACTGCAGCATTTTAAACTCCTCTGTGGTAACTGAGTGGAGACCTAGCCCTGAAAGACTGAGCTCCTGTCTCTCCGTAGTACTATTAACACTTGTCTAGTAATGGACCAAACAACACTTCAGAGAATCTCTGCTAAGACCCAAGAGAAGTAGGCAGTTTGCCAGAGACAAGTGAAGTGGGCAGGATTAGGCAGTAATTCCCCTCTTTCCATTGCCAGCTGTCCCCGGAAAACGCCTACGACGTGCTGTGCGTGGCAGACATGTACCTGCTGCCTGGGCTGAAGCGCCTTTGTGGCAGGACCTTGGCTCAGATCCTCGATGAGGACAACATTGTCAGCATCTGGAGGATTGCAAAGCTGTTCCAGCTGACCCGGCTGGAGGACCAGTGCACAGAGTACATGGCAAAGATCATCGAGAAGGTAGCAGAAACACTCCCCACTGCACTTACCACATGTGCCTGTCAATCTAACTGCACGGTGTGAGCCATAGATACAACAGGTTTAATGGTTGCACTTTGGTCTGTAATAAATGGTTGCCCTCTCTGGTTTAGTGTGCTTCCTGGAAAAGAGCAGGGGTTAAGTAGGAAAGCATATGGTGAGTTAGGACAGAGGATGAGGAGTGTGGCAGTACCTGATGTTGCTGTAGTAAGCCAGATGCTGGTGGCTGTCTAGTACATTCCTGTGGACTGTACTGGGGTGAAAAATCTGCCCAAAAAAGTTCGGCAGGTGACTCTTGCCAAGCTTTCAGCCACTGTGGCCAGAGCAACAGCGGTGTTGCCTGAATacaccagctgcagcctggAACCCAACAGGGTGTGCAGGGAAGCTCTGTGCTGGAAATTCTTTTCAGCATTTGCTGGAGGGAGTTCTTCCTGGTATAATACTGTAGAAATGAATAATCAGTGTGATCTCTACTCTCCTCCAGGATGACAAATTTAACAGCAGGGGTTTCCACAGGGGAAATTTGGTCGTTGAACAGCCAGAAGTAATGAGTCTAACACTGAAGTTTTCTTTATGGGGCTCCATTTAAGTGTAATCCTGACTGATAATAGCTTGAAATTTCAGGACTCATGGAGAAAGTTGCCATGTGGAAGGATAAACTAGAATCTATGGGGTGTTCTTGTCCTGATGCAGATCTTTATAAATGGCTTGAACAGTTCACATGGGAATGTAACATTTTCACCTTCAGCTTGAAAGGTGTGAGATTCTTTTTGGCGTATGGAAACAGTGAAGGAAATGATTCCGGGGCTGTTACTTTCTTCAGTGTGTAGCTTGGGGATGATAGACATATCAGCACGCACCCAGATTCTGGCTTCTGAAAAAGGGATTTGGTTTGGCAGCTGAAAGAATATCCCAAGTAGTAATTGGGCAAGGTAGGGCTTTGCTTGTGTGTTCCTCTTGCATCCCCCTTCTCTAGCCTGAATGGGAGTCCTTCGACCCAGCATTGGCAAACTGCCTTCCTAAGGGTGTTGGCACAAATGGAGCCACCCCAGCTGTTCAAACATcggcagctgccagcatcttGTGGATATGCACTGATGATGGCAACAGGGAGAGAATTTGGCAGTGTGTGTAGCATAGAGCAGGGCTCAGCAACCTGCCGTGCCCAGGCACAGTTTGGTAGCGTAGACAGACGGAAGCTGCCTCTCACCCTTCAGCACACCACATGTTTCTGGGGAACTTGATGCAAAAATCATTCATGGGTGACCTGATTCTGTCAGGTTGGGTGCAGAACAGAGCAGCTGCCTTGCTGTGATCTGCTGGTCGGCTGTTGGTGGTGGGGCTGAGAGCCATGGTGGGGATAGTCATCTGTGGCTCTTGGTTCTGAACTGGGCACAAGCACTCACTGTCTTGCCTGTTGCAAGTCATTTCCCAAAAGTGTCTGACAGCATCCCCTGGTTCCTGCTGAGGAGCCTTTCTGGAGGGGGTATTTTGTATATTCATGTGCCCCAGTACCAGAACTAAGGATATTTAGTTAGTGAGTCTTACAGTGAGCTGTTTGAGGTGCAGATTGCTTACAGTTGTGACCATTTATTGCTGGAGTATTACTGCCTGCTTATGATGAGTGGCAGGATCTCCAAGTGGTGTCAGTAGGAGACACAGGAAGATTTGGGCGTCCATGtaccctttttcttctgtgggatCCCTCAACAGGGGCTGAACACATTATCCCGCCCCTGTACATCCCTTTACCTGTCATCTTGTTTTCctaatggttttcttttccatcctgTCCAGCTGGTGGAGTTGGAGGAGTTTGTGGCCGCTGTGAAGGAGAATGCAGAGGCTGTGGAGGAACGGCAGGAGACTGACTCCATTCCTCTGGTTGATGACATCCGCTTCCACATCACCAGCAATGTGCAGACTTACAGTGCCATCGAGGAAGCCAACCAGAAACTTGAAGCTCTGGAAAACCTCCTGGCCAGTATAGGGCTTGAGTGCTGATGTGTGCAACCCCTGCCTGTCCTATGCAGCCTGCGTAGCCCCCAGTGGGTTGGCTTGGAGTACAAGAACATCTGCGTGTCTGAATGTCTCTTCCCCTCCTTTGTCTTCCTTCCCATCTACTTTCAGGcatggtttctttttaatttatttgtgtcTGGACATTTGCATATctggtttgtgtttggttttattttggtttttgtttctccttttagAAGTAGCTTCCAAAGCTCAGCCCAAATCAGTAGCTGCTGCTTTGTACAATACAATGTGGTTAGGAGGCTGCAAGCTGTTGGGGGTGGTAAGGGAGGTGTTCTGGGGGACTTGCTGCTGCCTGGTGTTAGGACCCATCCTATTCTGTTGCCCAACAACACACCTCTGAAACTGGTTCATGCCAGGATATTTGTtgaattgccaccagcagaggaggaaaattgGGTTAAACTCTCCAAATAAGTATGTATTGGAAAGGAGGTGGCCGTTCCTTCACTGTCAGCATTCTAAGATTGGCAGAGGTGGGCAGTGCTTCCCTAACAGGGACACAGGAATACTTGGCTATGTGGAAGGCACTGTCTTCACCTGCTATTCTAGTTCTTCAGTAAAGAAACCCAGTGATTTCCAGGTCTTCCCTagcttttcattgctttgaagtgctcagaatttaaaagctttgctttctgagCAAACGTCTTTGGGAATACAGTAGAGACCAGGGTCCTTCTGTTCTTAGAAAGCAGTAGCTTTCAATGCATAAAAAAGGGAGAGcatcctttttcttcctaataggGGAAGGAAACCTTATTCAAAActacttttccctttctttttgtcCATTGTGGTAGAGTGAAACTGATTTGCTTAGTGGGTTAGGGAAGAGGGGTCACtggaaatcttttttaaaaggaaaagggacCTTTTGGGTCTCTTGCAGGGCAGCTGTCCCACTAGTCGACTTTCTGGCTTTGCTCAGCCTTGAGCCCTGTAGCTTTATTGTTCTCGAGGAAATTCAGTGTTTGTACTAATGAATGTGTTTGAATATGTGTTCTGCAGTAGGTCATGTTATCTTGTGTTTTCTCCCTAGACTCCTAATGAGGGTGGTGATGTTCTTTCTCCTTGGCAGCAATTAGCAGGCAATACCCCTGCATAAAGCTTGCCTTGCCAAATAAGCTGCCCTCAGAGCTGTATATCTCCAGAATGGCAGGTTGTGAGAGTCTTGGGTTGCCAAGGCACAGGCCAGGCACTCTTTGCTGTGCTGTGAGTTGGGAGGGAGGTGTTGTGTGAAGCACACAGAAAATCTTGCACAGGCAGTGGGCTTCAGTGACGCACATTGTCATTTTGGTCACTTTATGAGGCAGGAGCTTGAAATAAACCATGTCAGGTGTGCTTTTAGTGTTTGGGGTGGGAACTGGCCACGGATCCCCCACAGCTTCAGGGTGTTGTTTTCTCTAATGGTAGTGGTGCTTCACATGGATAAGGAAAGGGTTTGGACATCCAGCATTTGGCAGGGACTTGCTTCAGGTGTAGATGTATTGGGAGGatgggtttcttttctttgctcatCTCACCAGGTAAGAGATTGATGCTCCCACACCATGTGAGAATGGCAGCCTCGCTGCCCTGCTCGGAGCAGCTGCCTGTATCTGGCATGCATTGAAGCTGTTTGCATGTACATGGGCAGGCTTTGGCCACCACTTGCACTGGGCAGGCTGGGTTTGGTTGCAGTGAGGAAGGAGCACTGGGGTTTGGCCATCATACTCAAGAGAAGCTGGACTTTGGTAAAATCACATGTCAGGATTGAGTTGCACTAAGAGAAGCTGGGGAGAGAGCTGGTGGGGCAGGAATGAGGTGCATTGACTTAACTAGACCCCAGATGCTTTTGTACTTTGCCACCTGTGTTTAACTGGTTTCTCTTGCAGAACAGTCTCTTTGGGGCTTGGGACTGTGGCTGCAGGGCTATTCAAGCAGGACATTCTTCaattcttctgtttcaaaatgctTGTGAGAAAGTGCAAGGAGTtcttgtggtttgttttctggagCTATATTAGGGTGAGGGAAGAGGATGTGTCCCTGCAGGGGTGTGTTGCTGTATGGAAGCAGGGAATAGCAGTAGTGTGCTTCTGTTTGGGGTGGTGACATGGAGGGGAGTGGTGTGTTTGTTGTGTGATTTGTGGAACGTACCTCCATGTCCATCTCTAAGCTTGGTGTGGCTTTGACAGGACCACCAAAGACCCCAGCACAACTTGAACAGATAAAGGCATCTCAGTGGACGTGAGGAGGGGAAGAGCTATTAGGAAAGCTTTAATATGAAGTCCCATATATTTTGGAGAAAGACAGGTGGAAGCAGAACTGCCTGTTCTCTTGCTCAGTAGAGTGTCAGGCTCATGAAAGCCTGCTACAGAAACAACTGACAGCTTGACCCAGCTGGTTCAGTTCCCCTGCATTTCGCTTCCCTGTATAGCTGAAGGTGATACTGAACATGTAAGCAGTATGTTTCGTTTATCACATCCCCTCTGTTCCTCCTGCATAAATTCCGTATTTGACATCTTAGTAGTCGGCTTTCCACAGCAGTGGTTGTGACAGCCCTGCACcaggcttgcacagagccaccAGAGACCAGAACATGGACTTTGCCTTCTGTTTGCACTGAAAGAGATGCAGAAACAGGATTACTGAGGAATGTGCTaatgcttttctctgcagatgCCTCAGCTGCTAAAGCAAAATGGACACTGGTGGGCAAAGcgggaggaaggcagaggaggagcagtGGTGCTGGGAAGCATTTTCCATATGCCTGCTCTGGAATAATTCCATTCCTGCATCCTTAAGCGTGGAGCAAGCGAGACTGCAGTTGTACACGTGGGAGGAAAGGGCAGCATGGCCTTTTGATCTGCCTCCCCAGTAGCGCAGCTCCACACGGGCTGCCAAGCAAATGCCTCATCTGTCTGTGTGCACTTAGTGGTCACATCTGTGAGATCTGCCAGATTGTCTAATTACTCGGGGTCCTTTAGCCCCCCTCCCATCCCTTCTGGTGAAATAGGGCTATCAAAAAGCATGCATAAGCAGATGGTCAGCATGCAGGCAAGCTCTCTAATAAAGATGAGCCAGGTCCAAACTTAGATTTGAATTCACTTTATTCTTGctgcaaataattttatcacaaaataaaaaccttttgattttttcttctgttgccaGTGTCCTTATTGTGTTCTGTTGCCTCTGTCCTTTTTATTTACTACTAGCCACTTGTTGAATTAAGAAGATTGTAAAATTTATCAGAGCAACagtaatatatttaagaaaaaatgtgtaaGCATGTGTGCAGCAATAAAATAGTATATTTCACTATATCTGTTCCTCCTGTGGCCTCTTTGTTACCAACGGACATCAGCGtggctttatttctgaaaggacTTGGTGGGCTTCTTCAGCTTATTCTCCCACATCTGGGCCAAGGACTGGCTCTGCACTGCCTGGCTTCCAAGCAGTGAGGAAAGTGTGACTCTGCTCTCCTCCCTTGGTGACCCATTTGTACAGTCCTGCCAGAACAGGGGCATAAAGCACCAACTTTATTTTAGTAGCTCCTTTCTCCAAGGATTATCCTGTTTCATTAGCAGCACTGTGGCACAGGCTCGGTCACTATGGTGGTGGTGTGTCAGAGAGGTGATACTTCTCTCAGaaagctgctctgggcagccccTGACAGGTAAGTtgtccttccctctcttcttgt is part of the Phalacrocorax aristotelis chromosome 6, bGulAri2.1, whole genome shotgun sequence genome and encodes:
- the ABTB1 gene encoding ankyrin repeat and BTB/POZ domain-containing protein 1 isoform X1: MDTSDLFTSCKKGDVSRVRYLLEQRDVEINVRDKWDSTPLYYACLCGHEELVRYLLANGAKCEANTFDGERCLYGALSDAIRRLLKEYKQITAKCMKRDYYDVFLQRLLEQGYQSDIVFIVHGKSFCAHRCILSARSAYFAEMFETKWKGKNMIVLKHPLINPAAFGSLLQYLYTVSSKPGTCVKVLTIEPTGNCRLQEDLALLADCALPAELRVGFGELPFDSTDNFNSCPDVCFRVADYNFLCHKAFFCGRSDYFKALLEDHFSESEELQTQPSIPVVTLHNISEDIFIRVLYYIYSDDTELSPENAYDVLCVADMYLLPGLKRLCGRTLAQILDEDNIVSIWRIAKLFQLTRLEDQCTEYMAKIIEKLVELEEFVAAVKENAEAVEERQETDSIPLVDDIRFHITSNVQTYSAIEEANQKLEALENLLASIGLEC